TCTTAGACCTAactcagggaaacttgattctaggtctgaagtatgcatttttgtgggctatgctccataAACAAGAGGCGATTATTTCCATAGCCCCAacgaccaaaaggtatttgtttcaaaaattgcaaccttccttgaacacgacgatatgaataactataaacctcggagcaaagtagttttggaggaactcacaactgataagattccatcaccttcatcatcatcattaaatgacaAATGACAAACTGAGGAAACaactattcctgaaaaggaaaccccaATTCAACGTCATAGTATGAGGATTGTGACCCAAcatgttcgctacgaacatgaggcacatgtccttgtttctaatacagacaaggacgatccattaaccttcaaagaggcaatggatgatcttgAAAGGAGAATTttcaagaagccatgaaccaagaaatggaatcgatgtattccaattctatctgggaacttgtagacccacctgaagatgtcaggcccattgggtgcaaatggatcttcaagaagaaaagtggtgtagatgggaaattagagactttcaaggcaaggctagtagccaaaagTTACACTCAGTAAGAAGATGTTGATTATGAttaaacattttctcctgtagcaATGttgaaatccattcgcatcctcttatccataccTGCCacctatgattgtgagatctggcaaatggatgtcaagatagCTTTTCTAAATGGGTATCTTGgtgaaagtatctatatgatacaaccagaagggttcattaTGGACGTGGAAGATCAAAATGTGTGTAatttgctgaaatccatttatgaattaaagcaagcatctagatatTGGAATATCACATTTGATGATACAATTAAAACATACGCCTTTTAAAATACGCACTCATCAGCTTGCTATTGCTCATTTTGgctctttttcttcttctatagTGATGGAGGCTCAAGCTTTGGCTTTAGTTTTGGATCGGTGTTTATCAGTTCGCCTTCCTATTTTTATAGTGGAATTGGATGATAAAGTGTTCGCCAATATGATTAATAACTCTATGTCTAATCTCTTTGGGTTTAATGATTTCATCAAATGTTTTAATAATTCATTATCGTCCTTCCCTATCATATTTTCCCTAATATTTTTCAATCATTAAATATTCTTCATCTCCTTGTTGTCGGGATATGGAGTGTAGAGTGGAGCCATAACATATTTAGGTTTTCTAAGAATATTTTGAGTTTGGAGGTTCAAGCAAAGCACTACAGCTATCGTCCTTAGTATAAACAAAAATATCTTCATTTTAATATAGAATTAAAAGAAATGTGTGAAAAGCgaacaaatttattttaaattaagatTAAAACAAAAGGGTGTCTTTAAATATTTGACTTACACCTCCATAATAGATTATGTTTGagccttgttttttttttatctattgaCTATTTGGTAATTATGCCAATCTTAAAAAATGAGACTGCAACACGTGTGACTAAAAGAAGAATCTAATTGCTAAAAATGGAATCTAATAATAAAGTTAATGCACTTATTTAGatttcattaaaaatatataatattggaTAGCTTTGATAAAACTAATCAGAATAAAATattagggtctgattggttcgtgattagaaaactgtattttttaaaagtgagattctgaaatgaaaatctgaatttagtgactaaaaacatgtttctgaaaatgtgattgattcaaTGTCTGTAAactgttttttagttttaaaaaactaAATCTGTGATTGGTTCAAGtgaatctgaatattattttaattttatatattctatatacataggttgtatgattttaaatttttcaatagatttaattaagtaaaatttaataatagtgcattgaTTATATTCATAAAATTGCTTCAGTATATAGGTGTTACTATCCATAAAagagtactaacaattatgatgatgtgacaatacagtgacttggtataacaagtcactaataggtaaatattttttttttatattaatttcgaatttagttattttttgtaataattaatgttgtttccaactgaTGAGAGATACTacctatatttagaaattgacatgcatttgaaaaataaaaaatttacaatattatatttttataataaatatacgTTTTTCattaggtaacccttccaaaaatttgaaaaaatcaaaatttatttttagaaatattaattaacaactataaatatggacctttgattttaattcaataattaatattaaagtaattattGTAATTATCAATGTGTAGTAACTATTTAAATGCacccatatatttatatatatatatatgtatatacatatatacttgAACATTAAGTCAAATCTTACTAAAAATATTAGGAAATAGAGAAAACATCTTTTTATCGTTTTCAACTGTATAGGCAAAATTTTAAAATCAGATTTAGATTTAGTTTTAAGAAATGACTAACCAATCACATATTATTGTGGGCCCTACATGCTTTTAGTATTTGAAAACATAAAATTGATTCCAAACCTGATACCAATCAGGCCCTTATATTCACACGGTTTTCACTTCTAAATTCTCAATTCTCAGAGCTAGTAGAGTAAAACGTCGACGTTTTGATGCTAATGAAAAATGAGTAATGATACGTGTACTTAAAATATACATTTAAATATTACATAcagttattttttaaaacaataggtcttaattttaataaatgtgattactTAAAATAAACTGACACATCTAGTAATATTTGAATGAATATTTTAAATACTCGTATCATTGTTAGAACACTCCCAATGAAAAAGgtaaaatgtctaattctttataatataaataaaaaattgttaaatagtcttccaatgggtgatataaagttatatttttttacctaaataaataatatttctttatatgtagtgaaacactatttatcaagctataaatattttataaatttttgtatatatatatatatatatgagtgtgatactattatatttatttattttatttcttaaaataaataaaatatttaaaaaatatataatatttaaatgatgtagagaaaaaatagagaagttgatatatgatataatgtaaaagtttgaagtaaattatataaaaaaaatatgttttgatgatgtattttgtaatacattttctttataatatttagttaaaactcacaaaaacatattTCATCAgttcctttatacatatatttataatagttatgcATAAACTCTAATTAAtctatatctacatttacataatatttacatatcatttatataatattttaatattattatttttctttataaactttctatataaaaaatctgatttatagtataatgtaaaacttaaagataaaataaaaaaaatatgtattttttttttgaggtattttaaataataaagtaaAGCATCGTTAGGAGTGCTGTTAGCCACGAAAAATCCCCTACGCCAAACAATATATTCCAAGTTCAAACCGTCTTCTCCATGTCCTGTCTCGTTAGCGAAAATCATAATCTACAAGGGACCCCACAAAGTCTCATCTAAAATCAACGCCAGTCAGTCCCATACTCGTATACAGTTGACACGTGGTTAGATCAGATCCCTCCATTACCCTCTTCCAACTTCGCCCCTAAAAAAGAGAAAGCCTCTGTAGTCACTGAAAAAGAAAGCGCCCGAAAAAATCTGGTCTTAGGGCCATGGGAAAGTAATCCCTAATTTTCCGCTATCTTTCGTCGAAATTTTCAATTCTTTCTTAATAAAATTAGGGGAAAATCAGATATTTAAGCTTGTAATACAGGTAGGTGTGTGTGCTGTGTGCATGACGAGCGCTTCGGAGCTATTCTACACCAGGAGGTCTCGTTTCGGCCGAACCAGTCCGGATCTCGGCATCGATTCTCTTCCTCCTCCCGATCGAAGTTTCCACCAAAGTGCCAACCATAATCGCCGCCATCATCAcaatcaccatcaccatcatttTAGTACCACCAGTGGTAGTAATCATCGACATGATATTGACGGCTGCGATCCTCTTCGGCGATATCCTCACTCCCGCCATATCTCCCACCGGGTCTCTAACCAGGTATTTCTTTTCTCTTAATATTGATTATTATTACATCAATTGAACCAAATATTTATGCCATCCAGAGTTCTCAATTGCCATTTGCAGGTTTTTGAGCTTTCTTTTAAAGAAAGTGTCATTTTGGATTGTTAAAGAACCAGTCATAACGTTCTTATTGGATATTTACCTAAAAATATAGGTTGAGCCTAATTTGTGCCCTATACATATATAAAGGAGTTctagaattttattttattttttataattttataatgatATAGATttaattggcattgagttttaTTTGGCGTTTATTGCATAATTGATAATACTAGTTTCCTAGGTGCAATTTATATACGTTTCATTAGGGACCATCCTTTTGGTTTCGGTGGGGTTTACAGTTAATAACTTTGTATGCAATTTATGTAATGTGTACGAATTGATTGATAATGTTTTCAGTGTTTTTAAACCTCTGGGGGGATTTCTAATACATCGCATGCATTGCTCAGGACCGTTCGGCATTTCACCTCGAGGAGAGTGCAGGCCAATCTGTTTCCAGTAATAGAATTGATACCGAAAACTTTATCAGTTCAAGCAGGCCATCTGTGACTGCGAACGAAAGACTCCCTGGGGCTGTGCTTCTCGCAAGGGCTAGGCTTCGTGAGAGGTTGAGAGGGGTTACACAATCTGGAAGCAGGTCAGTGTGCTGCAAC
The genomic region above belongs to Humulus lupulus chromosome 1, drHumLupu1.1, whole genome shotgun sequence and contains:
- the LOC133796245 gene encoding probable E3 ubiquitin-protein ligase RHY1A isoform X3; this translates as MTSASELFYTRRSRFGRTSPDLGIDSLPPPDRSFHQSANHNRRHHHNHHHHHFSTTSGSNHRHDIDGCDPLRRYPHSRHISHRVSNQDRSAFHLEESAGQSVSSNRIDTENFISSSRPSVTANERLPGAVLLARARLRERLRGVTQSGSRSVCCNLGRPRGRSTFNIDGVHIRPGDDTRPFDARDWDAENSTRLSIDRSLSADLSSQTVRLQILREQNEKPPGLTQEALSCLQLELFSGKETDAEAAVVSSAPQDCSICLESFIQGDRLICLPCDHRFHAVCLDPWVRISGDCPYCRSAILVKKRTIKSL